The genome window GGAGCTGGCCAAAGAGGGGGTGGAGCTGGTGGAGGCCACGACCTGGCTGCAAAGCCTCATCCCGCAGCCGGGACATCTGGCGGGGCCGGCCTTGTCCGGGGCCCAGTCCGCAGATGTCGAATTTGGCCATCGCATGGCGCGCGAGATTGCGCGGCTGGACATTGGGCAGACGGTGGTGGTGAAAGGCGGGACGGTGCTGGCGGTCGAGGGATGGGAGGGCACGGATGCCTGCCTGGCGCGGGGGGGCGAGCTGGCGGGCAAGGAGGGGGGGGCGGTGGCCGTCAAAGTGGCCAAGGCCCACCATGATTTTCGTTTTGACATCCCGTGCGCCGGCCCCCGGACGGTGGAGGTGTGCGCGGCGCACGGGGTGGCCGTGCTGGCGGTGGAGGCCGGGCGCTCGCTGCTGTTGGAGCGCGCGGAGATGGAGGCGCTGGCGGCCCGCCGCAAGGTGAGCCTGGTGGCGGTGGCGCCGCCGGCTAGATGACGGTGGAGGTTTCGAGGAAGCCCTGCAACTGGCGCAGGCGGGTGGGGTGGCGCATCTTGCGCAGGGCCTTGGCCTCGATCTGGCGGATGCGTTCGCGGGTGACCTTGAACTGCTTGCCCACCTCTTCCAGCGTGCGGGAGTAACCATCCACCAGGCCGAAGCGCAGCTCGAGCACCTTGCGCTCGCGCTCGGTCAGGCTGGCCAGCACGTCGTTGACCTTTTCCTTCAACAAACTGTAGCTGG of Verrucomicrobiia bacterium contains these proteins:
- the lpxI gene encoding UDP-2,3-diacylglucosamine diphosphatase LpxI (LpxI, functionally equivalent to LpxH, replaces it in LPS biosynthesis in a minority of bacteria.), with protein sequence MTQTLDTLGIIAGNRDLPLVLAREARAAGIRRLVAVAFEGETNPALTELVDEVEWVRVGQLGRMLEALTRRGVRQCVMVGQIAPKNLFDLRPDWRAMTLLLRLKEKNAHTLFGAIAQELAKEGVELVEATTWLQSLIPQPGHLAGPALSGAQSADVEFGHRMAREIARLDIGQTVVVKGGTVLAVEGWEGTDACLARGGELAGKEGGAVAVKVAKAHHDFRFDIPCAGPRTVEVCAAHGVAVLAVEAGRSLLLERAEMEALAARRKVSLVAVAPPAR